GGTCGGTAATCAGAACCCCAATTCCGCTCGCCTTCAGGGCAAAGATAATTTCCTGCAAATCCAGCACGGCGATGGGGTCGATTCCCGAAAAGGGCTCGTCCAACAGGATAAACGAGGGGTCGATGCAAAGACATCGCGCGATCTCCACCCGGCGGCGTTCGCCTCCGCTCAGAGCGTAGCCGCGGGTCTTGCGCACGTGGCCCAGGTTTAACTGCTCGATCAGCCGCTCGGTCCGGGTCTTGCGCCGCTCCCAGGGCAGCTGCTGCGCCTCCAGCACCGCCAGAATGTTCTCCTCGACCGTCAGCTTGCGGAAGATCGAGGGCTCCTGCGGCAGGTAGCTGATCTTGTGCTTGCGCGCCCGCAGGTACATGGGCAGGCGGCTGATGTCCACGTCGTCCACCATCACCCGGCCCGCGTCCGGCCGCACCAGCCCCACGATCATGTAGAAGCTGGTGGTCTTACCCGCGCCGTTCGGCCCCAACAGCCCCACCACCTCGCCCTGCGCGATCTGGAGCGAGACCCCCCGCACCACCGCGCGTCCGGCGTAGGACTTGCCGATATCCTCGGTCGACAGTACCCTGCCCGCTGTTCCTGACTCCCCGCTCACTGCCCTGACCCCGTCTTCACCGCGTAAACCTCTTCCATCACTTTACTTTTTAACCCGCGTCTCGGTCTTCACCCGCTGCGCTCCGCCCTGCCCGTCGCCGCCCGAGATCAGGACGCTGTCGTCCCCACTGCGAAACCGCAACGAGGTGCCGACGATCGTACCCGGCGATTCGTTGTCCCGCCCCTCGCTCACGATCCGGGGCGGCGCGGCTTTGGTTCCCGTCATCAAAAAGGTCTTGTCCTCCGCCGTATAGACCAACTGCTGCCCCTCAGCCAGCCGCCCCGGCTGCTCGACGCGCACCGCACCGGTAGCGACCACGCGCTCGACCTGACCTCCGAGAAAAGCATCGGCTGGAGGCTTATTTGACGCTGCGGAGCCTCTGTTCGTTGCAGAAGGAGCCTGAGAAGGAGACAGATAAACCGTCGCGTGGTCCGAAACCATCACCCCGTCGGCGTCCTCCACCCGCACCCGGCCCTTCAGCTCCACCTGCCGCAGTTGGTCGGAGTAGACCAGCTCCCGGCTGGCCACATGCACCACCTGGTTCCCTCTAGCTTGAGTCTTATCCCCGGCGGGCTTGGCGGAAGACCCCAGCAGTACCCCATGCACTACCGCTGCATCGCCTGCACCTTCGCCGTAAGCCTTCAGCCGCTTGTCGGCCTGCACGAACTCCAGCACCGGGGCCTCCACCTGAGACCCGCCCTGCCACAGCCGCGCCGGACGCGCCGCACCATAAAAGTAAGCCGTCCCCAGCCCATGCTTGAAGCTGGCATGATCGGCCAGCACATGAGTCGGCTCGTTCTTCTGCGCGCCGCTGGTGCTGGTTTGCAGATAAGTCGTCCGCACCCCGCCCTCGGCGGTCGCATCGCCGCTCACGCGCTCCATCGTCACCGTCTCGGCATACACCGCGCCGGACGGGTCTTCCACCTGCGCCCGCCCGCGCAGCGTCACCCGATCCGAATCTCCGTCGTAGGTCTCCTCATCGCCCGCCGCCCGCTGCACTTCAGCCGCCGCACCCGCCTTGGCCGGAAGCCGACGCACCACCTTCACTCCACCCCGCTGCACCGCCCGCTGCACTTCAACCGGCTGAGCACCGCCGGTCTGGAGTCCCGTCTTAGCTTTTGCGGACTTACCCGCAGCCACCGGGCGGAACAACATCTCCAGCGTATCGCCTGAGCTGATCTCATCCGTCCCATCTCGAGCCACCTGATGCAGCGCCGTATGCCCCGCCCCATGCACAGTCGAGATGCGCGACTCCCCGTTCACCGCGTCGAAGTGCGCCGTCAAGGTATCGCCTGCCATGTCAGTAGTCGCACTGCCCTTGCCGACAGCCTGAGCCACCTCCCGCACCTTCGCCGCACCGGTAGCCACCGCATCCCGCAGCACACTGCGCGTCCCCTGCGGCTCCAGTTCCAGCACCAGATGCTGCGCGCTCATCGTCCGCGTCGCCGCCGACCCGCGCTCCTCACCCGTCACCCCGCCGGTCAGGTCCACATGCCGCGCACGACCCTCGCCGTCGAAGCCGACCCGCGCATCCGCCGCGCTACCCTGCGCGTCCCGCCCGTCGGACGTATCCGCGTACCGCACCCCGCCGTACAAGTGGCTCGACTCCAGCTTGCCCTTCGCGTTCAGCACCACGTCCATCCGGTCCGACATTACTGCGCCGCGATCCTGCCCGGTCACACGCACGTGGCCCTGCGTCTCCATCGCCTGCGGAGTGCCGTCCTTGGCCGTATGCACCACCGCGTGGTCGGCCTCCAGCCCCTGCCCCGGCGAGACATACTTCGCCCCCGTAAACACCGCCGTATTGGCCTTCTGATCCATCTCCGCGTGCGACGCCGTCAGCACCCCAGACCGATCCTTCATCAGGCCGCTCACGTGTACGGCCGAGTCCAGCACGATCACCCCGGTCTGGGAGTTGTACTGCGCGCCAAGCGCATGGCCCGTCATACCACCCGAGGTAAAGTCGATCTGCTCGGGCGTCGTCGCGAAGCCCTCCTTCTGGTGGAAGACCAGCCCGCGCGTCCGCACATGCACCACGCGAGCGTCTTTGTCATCCTTGCCGTCGGCAGCCTCGCCCGTCTCGTGTACCCCGCCGTCGGGCTTGCCGTGGAAGGCCGCCGCCGGAGCCTGCAGGTCGATTCTGACCTCACCGCTGGCCGTCGCCACGCCCAGCTTCTGGTCGTACTCGAACTCGTCTCCGTATATATGGTCGGCGCGGTTGCCCTCGCGTCCGTAGAGGACGATCCCTACGTCCCGCAGCGTCACCTTGCTGTCGTTGTGCTGGATGGCCTTGGCCGCGTGGATGGTGAAGACGGTCTTGCCCTTGAGCGACTGCGAGTAGGTGAAGTTGTCCGTGGTCTGCTTGATGTCGATGCCCAACCGCCCCGGCAGCCCTTTGACGAAGCGTGCCGCAACGAAGTGCGCGTAGCCGATGAATCCAAGCACAATTGCTACCAGCAGGCCAGCGCCCACCAGCAACCCCACCCGAACTTTCCCAATCGACAAACCCATCTGGAAGCCTGATCTATCTTCTCATCCTCAAGCCACGCGCAGCGTCGAGAACCGCACGAAGTGCCGCCCGCCCGGCGCAAGGGCGTTGTTGCTTGTTCTTTTGTTGTCATTCAGGAGCGAAGCGGAGGAATCTGCTTCTGTCTTTGTTGTTGCCTTTGGGGTAGGTCCGGGCTTTAGCCCGGACATTAAAACCCGCCACCAATGTGGGCTTTAGCCCCCGAAGTATGCTTTCTGCAAAAACTGCAAAGACGTCCTGCCGGACGGGCCTCCTGCGCGGAGGGCGGGCGTTCGCACGCCTTTTTACTGCTTCGCGTGCTGGTCGGAAACAAACTCCTATAGCTGTAAACTAAAACCTATGGCCGATCAGCTTTACCTGAGCCTCTGGTTCCCCAACTTCCGCTTCGAAGCCCTGCCCGCCGCTCTCATCGCAGTCCTGCGCCAGTTCTCGCTCATCAGCAAGAGCAAGCGCGTCTCCGCCGCGGCGGCCTACCCCATCAGCTTCCACGAAGCCCCCACCTACCAGCGCCTCTACGTCCTCGACGACCGCTCCCAAGCCTCCGAGAGCGAAGAGTCCATCATCGAAAACGCCGTGGCTGAGGCCACCGAGCTACTCCACGAAGACACCGCCTATGAGTTCGAGATGAAGTGGAGCCTCTGGGCCCCCGAAGGCGTCACCGCCGAAGAGACCGGCGGCCTCGACCCCATCTGGCGGCAGACCCCCACCACCGTAAAGTTCCTCGGCTTCGGCCCCGACTTCGACGACTCCACCTTCGAGCAGAACGGCCACATCCGCATCGACTTCGGCCTCGACACCCCGTGGCTCTTCGACGACGAGGCCGAGATCGAACCCGGCAACGAGTATGCGGCCCTCACCGCCAAGCACATCAAGCAGAACATCGAGATGCTGCTGGCCTTCACGCTCTCGGTCGAGAAGCACTGCGGCATCTCCAGCCGCCTGCTCTGGACCGAATCCGGCGAGCCACTAGCCGAGAAGCTCGTAGCCCGCCTTCAGCGGTTGAATTAAGACAACAACAAGTGCGCCCTAACGCCGGGGCACTTCGTGCTGTACTCGAAAGACCGGCACTTCGTGCGGTTCTCGACGCTTTGCGTAAAGGCAACTACAGCGCCGGATAATCCGTATACCCCTCCGGCCCATGCGCATAAAACGTCTCCGGATTCGGCGTATTCAACGGCGCACCCTCGGCAAACCGCCGCACCAGATCCGGATTGGCGATCCACATCTTCCCAAACGCCACCGCATCCGCCTCCCCGGCCTCGATCACCTGCTCCGCCTGCGCCTGGTCGAACTTCTCATTCGCGATATACACCCCGCCGAACGCCTGCTTCAGGCTAGGCCCCAGCCAATCGTTGTCGAGGAACTCCCGCGCACACAGAAACGCCAGCCCGCGCTTGCCCAGCTCCGTGGCGACGTACGTAAACGTCTCCCGCGGGTTCGCGTCCGAGATCCCATGCGCGTCCGAGCGCGGAGCCAGGTGCATCCCCACCCGATCGGCCCCAAACACCGAAGCCGCCGCATCCGCCACCTCCAGCATCAGCCGCGCACGGTTCTCCACCGAACCGCCGTACTCATCCGTCCGCACATTGGTGCCCGACTGCAAAAACTGGTCCAGCAGATAGCCGTTGGCCCCATGAATCTCCACTCCATCAAACCCCGCCGCCTGCGCATTCGCCGCTCCCTTGCGGAACTCCTCGATGACGCCCTTGACCTCGTCCAACTCCAGCGCACGCGGCGTCACAAACTCCTTCAGCGGCCTGACCAGCGAGACGTGCCCGCTCGGCTTAATCGCACTCGCCGAGACCGGCTGCCGCCCGTCGAGAAACATCGGATCGGACATACGCCCCACATGCCATATCTGCGCGAGTATCCTGCCTCCCGCCTCGTGTACGGCTGCGGTCACCGGCTTCCACCGCTCTACCTGTTCCTGCGACCAGATGCCCGGCACCTGCGCATATCCCACACCCATCGGCGAGACCGGCGTTCCCTCGGAGATAATCAGCCCGGCCGAGGCTCGCTGCCGATAGTACTCGGCCATGATCGGCGTCGGCAGATGATCGACGGTTCCACGCACCCGCGTCAGCGGTGCCATGACGACACGATTCGGCAGAGTCCATGCGCCGACTTTCAGCGGCTCCAGTAGCTTCGACAAGCAAACACCTCAAGGGAAGATATCCCAACCAATCTTCCCATACGATGTTTGTCGCAACACAAAGTTGCGGCCTAGCTTCCGGCCAGCGCCTGCATATCCTTGATCTCCAGCACCTGCTTCGGATACCCCTTCAGCACGCTCTCGATCATGGCCAGCCCCACTTGCTGCATAGTCAGCACCTGGCTCGGCAGCAGCACGCGCAGCACCGGGTACAGACGGCTGATCGCCCGATAAAACGGCGGAACATTGCGCTGCCCGTCGGTCGGCTTCATAAAGCCGGGACGGAAGTTATAGACCCGCCGAAAGCCCAACCGCATCATCGCGTTCTCGGCTCGTCCCTTGACCCTCGCCCACATCACCCGGCCCTTCTCGGAGCTGTCGGCGTGGCCGCCCGACATGTGGCAGAAGATCATCTGCGGGTTCAGCCGCAGCAGCGTCTCGGCGAAGTGCAGGGGCACATCGTAGGTCACATGGCTGTACGCAGCCTCAGTCATGCCCCGCGAGCTAATGCCCGCGCAGTAGAAGCAGGCATCGTAGCCGCTCAACTGGTTGGCGACCGCATCCAGCTCCATAAAATCAGGAACGAGACACTCGGTCAGCTTGGGATGCTGCCTCCCGCAGGACTTTCGGCTCACGCTCAACACCTGCATCACCGCCGGATGCTCCAGGCACTCCAGAAGCACGCCCTCACCCACCAACCCGGTGGCTCCGGTAAGAATCAGCTTGAATCTCATCCGTCATCGACCATGCCGGGATTCTACTATACCGACCGAACGCTCGTTCTAGCCGGACACTCGCACCCGCTAACCGTTATCCTGATTGCAGAGCCACCATGCCCCTACTCGCCCCCGACACCTTCCCGCAGAACTGGTCCGCCGAGATCCTGCGCACGTCTCCCCTGATCGCGCCCGCGCGCCAGTTCACCTACCCCATGCAGATCGCGGGCGAAGAGGACTCGCTGGCCCGTGGCGCGTTGCAGTTGCTCGTACGCCCCGCTGCGGGAGGCTCTTACCTGGTCACCTGTGCCCTTGGCTTCACCGATCCTTCGATGCCCACGGGCCTTTACGCCTGCCCCAACCCCGGCCAGCTCTGCGCCGTCGCCGGAGGCTACGCCTACCTGGCCGACACCACCGCCCCGTCCGCCTGCACCCTGCTACCGCTCAAGCCCGTCACCGCCGTCCACCCGCTCCCCAGCCACAACCTGCTGCTCTTCATGGGCTTCCACCAGTTGCTCGCATGGGGAGCAGACGGCATGGCATGGCAATCCAGCCGCCTGAGTTGGGAAGGCATTACCCTCAGCCACATCGAAGGAGACCAGCTTCACGGCTTCGGCTGGAACATGCTCACTGATAAGGAGGTTCCGTTCACGCTCGACCTGCGCACCGGCACCCATACCGGCGGCGGCTACCAGATCCGCTAAGGGCACTTGCCATTGCCAGTTCTTTTGGTTGTCATTCAGGAGCGAAGCGGAGGAATCTGCTTTTGCTGTTGCCTTTGGGACAAGAGGCAACAGCAAAAGCGCCCTCATGCCGGGCGGGCACCACTTCGTGGGGTACTAGACGCTTCGCGTGTTTTTTACTCGGCCGCAACCGCGTAAAAACTCACCGAAGCCTCTCCCTGCCGATACTCCCGCGTCCTCACCAACCCGCCATACCGCTCGGCCAGCTTGAACTTCCCCTTCGAGGCGTGTTCGGCCAACACCACCGCGCCCTCGGCCAGCATCCCCCGCCCGGCGTCACTGCCCAGAAATCGCAGCGTCCCCTCGTACTCCGCCTCGGCCTCATACGGCGGGTCCAGAAACACAATATCGATCTGCCCCTTCAGCTTCGCCACCTTCTGCAACAGAGCCCCGGTCCCCCGGTCGTCCACCGAGTAACCCTGCGCGATCTTCAACGCAGCCAGGTTCCCTCGCAGCGACTTCAACGCAGGCTCGGCCTTCTCGGCGAACCACACAAACGCCGCGCCCCGGCTGATGGCCTCGATCCCCACCGCTCCGGTCCCCGCATACAGGTCCACAAACTTACAGCCCTCCAGCCGTGGAGCCAGAATATTGAACAGCGTCTCCCGCAGCCGATCGCTCGTCGGCCTGGTCGAAATCCCCGGCGGCGAGGCCAGCAGCCGCGACCGGTACGTCCCTGCAATCACCCTCATCCTCCCATCCTAACCGCCCCGCCCTCATCGCCCGCAGCATACAATCAAGTCATGCGCGGATGGTCCTTCCCGATCGGCAGAGTTCTCGGCGTGGATCTCCGCATCCACACCTTCTTCGTATTGCTCTGCGCGTTTTCCATCAGCTACGCCACCTTCGTCGGCGTGGGCACCCACCGTGGCGTGGCCCTGTGGCTGCTGCTGCTGCTCGCCGTGGCCGTGCGCGAGATCGCCCGCGCCGTCGCAGCCACCTGGTTCTCGCTGGAGCTGCGCGGCATCCTGCTGCTGCCCACTGGCGGCCTGCTCACCTTCTCGCCCGAAGCCAGCGTCCGCGCCCAGAGCCCCGCCATCCAGCGCCGCATGGCCATGGTCGGCCCCATCGCCAACTTCTCCTTCGGCCTCATCATGGCGGCCGTCATCCTGACCTTCGCCCCCTCGACCGACCTGCTCTCGCTGCGCTGGGTCTCCCCCGCGCACCTGCTCCGCGCCCTGGTCTGGGTCAACATTTTGCTCGGAGCCATCAACCTGCTGCCCGCCTGGCCGCTCGACGGCGCGCGCGTCTTCCGTAGCGAGCTGCTGCCCGCCGGTGCAGGAGCCACCTCCCGCAGCTCGCGCCTGCTGGCCATCCTCGGCCCCGCCATCGCGCTCATCCTCATCGCGGGCGGCATGATCGTCGTCAATATGTGGATGATTATCATGGGCATCACCATCCTGCTCGGCGCCCAGATGGAGTCGCTGCCCCTCCTCCAGCCCGTCACCGCCACCGACGATCCCAGCCAGCCGTCCGTTCCCACCGGGGCCGAGGCTGTCACCATGCGCGACGTCATGCTGACCGACTTCACCACCCTCTCGGCCTCGGCCACGCTGGAGGACGCCATGCTGCACGCCGGGCACACCCTGCAGGACGTCTATCCCGTCGTCCGCGGCAACAATCTGGTCGGAGCGGTCTCGCGCCAGAACATCCTTGAGGCGCTGGAGTCGAACGGCAACAGCTACGTGCAGGGCGTGATGACGCGCAGCTTCCAGACGGCCTCGCCGAACGACTCGCTGGTGGCCACGCTGCGGCGCATCATGGGCACGCTGGCGGGCCAGGGTGCGCAGTTAGTGCCAATCGTCGAGGGCGAGCGCATCGTCGGCATCATCACTCCGCAGAACCTGCAACGGTCGATGACCACCCTCAACCAGACCCGCCGCCTGAAGCAAGCCACCCTCGCATCAAAACAGAACGACCGCTGAATCTAAGCGCCCCAAGAGACCACCTCCGCCGTTGCCTATTCTTTCGCCGTTGCCTGTTCTTTTGGTTGTCATTCAGGAGCGAAGCGGAGGAATCTGCTTCTGCTTTTGCCGTTGCCTCTAACAACCCCAACTACCCCATGACTGACACACTCAAGCCTGAAACCCTCAAAACCTCCGACAAGCCCATCCCCCCCGGCCTCTACCTGGTCGCCACCCCCATCGGCAACCTCGAGGACATCACCCTCCGCGCCCTCCGCGTCCTGCGTCTGGCAGACCGCATCGCCTGCGAGGACACCCGCCAGACCCAGAAGCTCCTGAACCACTTCGGCATCCACACTCCCACCGTCAGCTACCACCTCTTCAACGAGGGCGAGCGCGCCGCCGAGCTGGTCACCGAGCTGAAGGCCGGAGCCCGCATCGCCATCGTCTCCGACGCCGGAACCCCCGGCATCGCCGACCCCGGCTCCCAGCTCGCCGCCCAGGCCATCGCCGCCGGAGTCCCGGTCTACCCCATTCCCGGAGCCAACGCCGCCATCAGCGCCCTGATCGCCAGCGGCCTGCCGTCCGAGAGCTTCACCTTCCACGGCTTCCTGCCGTCCAAACCCGGCCAGCGCCGTTCGGCCCTCGAAGCCCTGCCCAAAGGCCCCACCACCCACATCCTCTACGAGTCGCCCCACCGCCTGCTCGAGACCC
This is a stretch of genomic DNA from Granulicella sp. WH15. It encodes these proteins:
- a CDS encoding alkene reductase; this translates as MSKLLEPLKVGAWTLPNRVVMAPLTRVRGTVDHLPTPIMAEYYRQRASAGLIISEGTPVSPMGVGYAQVPGIWSQEQVERWKPVTAAVHEAGGRILAQIWHVGRMSDPMFLDGRQPVSASAIKPSGHVSLVRPLKEFVTPRALELDEVKGVIEEFRKGAANAQAAGFDGVEIHGANGYLLDQFLQSGTNVRTDEYGGSVENRARLMLEVADAAASVFGADRVGMHLAPRSDAHGISDANPRETFTYVATELGKRGLAFLCAREFLDNDWLGPSLKQAFGGVYIANEKFDQAQAEQVIEAGEADAVAFGKMWIANPDLVRRFAEGAPLNTPNPETFYAHGPEGYTDYPAL
- the lptB gene encoding LPS export ABC transporter ATP-binding protein produces the protein MSGESGTAGRVLSTEDIGKSYAGRAVVRGVSLQIAQGEVVGLLGPNGAGKTTSFYMIVGLVRPDAGRVMVDDVDISRLPMYLRARKHKISYLPQEPSIFRKLTVEENILAVLEAQQLPWERRKTRTERLIEQLNLGHVRKTRGYALSGGERRRVEIARCLCIDPSFILLDEPFSGIDPIAVLDLQEIIFALKASGIGVLITDHNVRETLSVTDRAYIINEGKIFRTGTPGMLGRDPEVKRIYLGEKFSMD
- a CDS encoding NAD-dependent epimerase/dehydratase family protein; this translates as MRFKLILTGATGLVGEGVLLECLEHPAVMQVLSVSRKSCGRQHPKLTECLVPDFMELDAVANQLSGYDACFYCAGISSRGMTEAAYSHVTYDVPLHFAETLLRLNPQMIFCHMSGGHADSSEKGRVMWARVKGRAENAMMRLGFRRVYNFRPGFMKPTDGQRNVPPFYRAISRLYPVLRVLLPSQVLTMQQVGLAMIESVLKGYPKQVLEIKDMQALAGS
- a CDS encoding CBS domain-containing protein is translated as MRGWSFPIGRVLGVDLRIHTFFVLLCAFSISYATFVGVGTHRGVALWLLLLLAVAVREIARAVAATWFSLELRGILLLPTGGLLTFSPEASVRAQSPAIQRRMAMVGPIANFSFGLIMAAVILTFAPSTDLLSLRWVSPAHLLRALVWVNILLGAINLLPAWPLDGARVFRSELLPAGAGATSRSSRLLAILGPAIALILIAGGMIVVNMWMIIMGITILLGAQMESLPLLQPVTATDDPSQPSVPTGAEAVTMRDVMLTDFTTLSASATLEDAMLHAGHTLQDVYPVVRGNNLVGAVSRQNILEALESNGNSYVQGVMTRSFQTASPNDSLVATLRRIMGTLAGQGAQLVPIVEGERIVGIITPQNLQRSMTTLNQTRRLKQATLASKQNDR
- the rsmD gene encoding 16S rRNA (guanine(966)-N(2))-methyltransferase RsmD, whose product is MRVIAGTYRSRLLASPPGISTRPTSDRLRETLFNILAPRLEGCKFVDLYAGTGAVGIEAISRGAAFVWFAEKAEPALKSLRGNLAALKIAQGYSVDDRGTGALLQKVAKLKGQIDIVFLDPPYEAEAEYEGTLRFLGSDAGRGMLAEGAVVLAEHASKGKFKLAERYGGLVRTREYRQGEASVSFYAVAAE
- the rsmI gene encoding 16S rRNA (cytidine(1402)-2'-O)-methyltransferase; translated protein: MTDTLKPETLKTSDKPIPPGLYLVATPIGNLEDITLRALRVLRLADRIACEDTRQTQKLLNHFGIHTPTVSYHLFNEGERAAELVTELKAGARIAIVSDAGTPGIADPGSQLAAQAIAAGVPVYPIPGANAAISALIASGLPSESFTFHGFLPSKPGQRRSALEALPKGPTTHILYESPHRLLETLADLELTFGPAQHLVVARELTKLHEEFLRGPVAEIAQTFAARGVVKGEIVLLLTLAESQVTSRRTILQDVTALMASDSLSEMDALKRVARERGIGKSEAYREYQREQSRKTKRG